One Sphingomonas sp. FARSPH DNA segment encodes these proteins:
- a CDS encoding pilus assembly protein PilZ → MEQPSFNGPIESLDGGDHRQSLRKAVRMRAHLRDRGQTRFEIDVTDLSLSGFRAETSFTLWPGTVVWLTLPGLAGLEAVVAWRDKSQYGCAFAKPLHPAVFEHIIALSQR, encoded by the coding sequence ATGGAACAGCCGAGCTTCAACGGGCCGATCGAATCGCTGGATGGCGGCGACCATCGCCAGTCGCTGCGCAAGGCCGTGCGGATGCGCGCGCACCTGCGCGACCGGGGACAGACCCGCTTCGAGATCGACGTCACCGACCTGTCGCTGTCGGGCTTTCGCGCGGAAACGAGCTTCACGTTGTGGCCGGGCACCGTCGTGTGGCTGACGCTGCCGGGCCTCGCCGGGCTGGAGGCGGTGGTCGCGTGGCGCGACAAGTCCCAGTACGGCTGCGCCTTCGCCAAGCCGCTGCACCCGGCGGTGTTCGAGCATATTATTGCGCTCAGCCAGCGCTAG
- the ribH gene encoding 6,7-dimethyl-8-ribityllumazine synthase: MAHILIVEARFYDHLNDMLLAGARAAIEAAGHSHATVTVPGALEVPGAIAMAAETGQYDAFVALGVVIRGETYHFEIVSNESARGIMALTMDGLAIGNGILTTENEDQAIRRADPAQLDKGGGAAEAALAMLALKHRLG, from the coding sequence ATGGCCCATATCCTCATCGTCGAGGCGCGCTTCTACGACCATCTGAACGACATGCTGCTCGCCGGCGCGCGTGCCGCGATCGAGGCCGCCGGCCACAGCCACGCGACGGTGACCGTCCCCGGCGCGCTGGAGGTGCCCGGCGCGATCGCGATGGCCGCGGAAACCGGCCAATATGACGCCTTCGTCGCGCTCGGCGTCGTCATCCGCGGCGAAACCTATCATTTCGAGATCGTCTCGAACGAGAGCGCGCGCGGGATCATGGCGCTGACGATGGATGGCCTGGCCATCGGCAACGGCATCCTGACGACGGAGAACGAGGACCAGGCGATCCGCCGGGCCGACCCCGCGCAGCTCGACAAGGGCGGCGGCGCGGCCGAGGCGGCGCTTGCGATGCTCGCGCTCAAGCACCGGCTCGGCTGA
- the ribB gene encoding 3,4-dihydroxy-2-butanone-4-phosphate synthase has protein sequence MASPAKVASLRHAFLSSPEEIIDEAKNGRMFILVDDEDRENEGDLVIPAQMATPEKINFMATHGRGLICLALTKRRVEELGLSLMSRNNGTRYETAFTTSIEARDGVTTGISAADRARTVAVAIDASKGREEIVTPGHVFPLVARDGGVLVRTGHTEAAVDVSRLAGLNPSGVICEIMNDDGTMARLDDLVAFAQRHNLKIGTIRDLIAYRRRHDHLVEKRAEARFSSEWGGEWTAMTFWNRATGSEQIALVKGKVDPATPTLVRMHALSPFADIFGEGGGRAELLRRSMEIIGEEGAGVVVVINRPRPDQFTVALQAKAGTLPPAEMEELRDYGVGAMILTELGVEEMVLLTNTHHTLVGLDGYGLSIVGERPID, from the coding sequence GTGGCCAGTCCCGCTAAGGTGGCATCGCTCCGCCACGCCTTCCTCTCCAGCCCCGAGGAGATCATCGACGAGGCGAAGAACGGCCGGATGTTCATCCTGGTCGACGACGAGGATCGCGAGAACGAGGGCGACCTCGTCATTCCGGCGCAGATGGCGACGCCGGAGAAGATCAACTTCATGGCGACGCACGGCCGCGGCCTGATCTGCCTCGCGCTGACCAAGCGGCGGGTCGAGGAACTCGGCCTGTCGCTGATGAGCCGCAACAACGGCACGCGCTACGAAACCGCCTTCACCACCTCGATCGAGGCGCGCGACGGCGTGACGACGGGCATCTCCGCCGCCGACCGCGCGCGCACGGTCGCGGTCGCGATCGACGCGTCGAAGGGTCGCGAGGAGATCGTGACGCCGGGCCACGTCTTCCCCCTCGTCGCGCGCGACGGCGGCGTGCTGGTGCGCACCGGCCATACCGAGGCGGCGGTCGACGTCTCGCGCCTCGCCGGGCTCAACCCGTCGGGCGTGATCTGCGAGATCATGAACGACGACGGCACGATGGCGCGGCTCGACGACCTCGTCGCCTTCGCACAGCGCCACAACCTGAAGATCGGCACGATCCGCGACCTCATCGCCTATCGCCGCCGCCACGACCATCTCGTCGAGAAGCGCGCGGAAGCCCGCTTCAGCAGCGAATGGGGCGGCGAGTGGACCGCGATGACCTTCTGGAACCGCGCCACCGGATCCGAGCAGATCGCGCTGGTGAAGGGCAAGGTCGATCCGGCGACGCCGACGCTGGTGCGCATGCACGCGCTCTCCCCGTTCGCCGACATCTTCGGCGAGGGCGGCGGGCGCGCCGAATTGCTGCGCCGGTCGATGGAGATCATCGGCGAGGAAGGCGCGGGCGTCGTCGTCGTCATCAACCGCCCCCGCCCCGACCAGTTCACCGTCGCGCTGCAGGCGAAGGCGGGCACGCTGCCGCCGGCGGAGATGGAGGAATTGCGCGACTATGGCGTCGGCGCGATGATCCTGACCGAGCTGGGCGTCGAGGAGATGGTGCTGCTTACCAACACGCATCACACGCTCGTCGGCCTCGACGGCTACGGCCTGTCGATCGTCGGCGAACGGCCGATCGACTGA
- a CDS encoding sterol desaturase family protein, which produces MAWPFGILLFLGTVTGMEAFAYAAHRWIMHGPGWFLHESHHRPRHGNWELNDLYAAIFAVPSFVLLLGGVQLGWWPGCAWIGSGIAAYGAIYFGFHDVIVHRRLPTRYLPRSAYMKRIIQAHRLHHVVETKEGTVSFGFLVAPKPEALKAELKRRQRAGVRAPAREASLAEK; this is translated from the coding sequence ATGGCCTGGCCGTTCGGCATTCTCCTCTTCCTTGGCACGGTGACCGGCATGGAGGCGTTCGCCTATGCCGCCCACCGCTGGATCATGCATGGGCCGGGCTGGTTCCTGCATGAAAGCCATCATCGGCCGCGTCACGGCAACTGGGAACTGAACGATCTGTATGCCGCGATCTTCGCGGTGCCGTCGTTCGTGCTGCTGCTCGGCGGGGTGCAGCTGGGCTGGTGGCCGGGCTGCGCGTGGATCGGCTCGGGGATCGCGGCCTATGGCGCGATCTATTTCGGGTTCCACGACGTCATCGTCCACAGGCGGCTGCCGACGCGATACCTGCCCAGATCCGCGTACATGAAGCGGATCATCCAGGCGCACCGGCTGCATCACGTCGTCGAGACGAAGGAGGGCACGGTCAGCTTCGGCTTCCTCGTCGCGCCGAAGCCCGAGGCGCTGAAGGCGGAGCTGAAGCGGCGCCAGCGCGCCGGCGTGCGCGCGCCGGCGCGCGAGGCGTCGTTGGCAGAAAAGTAA
- a CDS encoding energy transducer TonB, whose amino-acid sequence MYADRYARPTRFSPTGLTAAVAINAALVAALIFAAPHVLPTPPADGPLDTYTVPSDPPPPPPTPQPEPHEKSARVPDEVIVAPRPDVPVIRDTIVPTVDPTFAPPTYGDRIGADPVVRVDPGPVATPLPPLVAPSIDPRYADALQPPYPAAERRANREGRVTVHALIGVDGRVKQIERVDATSDAFWKATEAQALSRWRFRPGTRGDVPVEAWRTMTLRFVLEDD is encoded by the coding sequence ATGTACGCAGACCGCTACGCCAGACCGACCCGCTTCAGCCCGACCGGCCTCACCGCCGCCGTGGCGATCAACGCCGCGCTCGTCGCGGCCCTGATCTTCGCCGCCCCGCACGTCCTGCCGACGCCGCCGGCCGACGGCCCGCTCGACACCTACACCGTCCCCAGCGACCCGCCGCCGCCCCCGCCCACGCCGCAGCCCGAGCCGCACGAGAAGAGTGCGCGCGTGCCCGACGAGGTCATCGTCGCGCCGCGGCCGGACGTGCCCGTCATCCGCGACACGATCGTGCCGACGGTCGATCCGACCTTTGCTCCGCCGACGTACGGCGACCGGATCGGCGCCGACCCCGTCGTCCGCGTCGATCCGGGTCCGGTCGCGACGCCGCTCCCGCCGCTGGTCGCGCCCAGCATCGACCCACGCTACGCCGACGCGCTGCAGCCGCCCTATCCCGCCGCCGAGCGGCGCGCCAATCGCGAGGGCCGCGTCACCGTACACGCGCTGATCGGCGTCGATGGCCGGGTGAAGCAGATCGAGCGGGTCGACGCGACCAGCGACGCCTTCTGGAAGGCGACCGAGGCGCAAGCGCTGTCGCGCTGGCGCTTCCGTCCCGGCACCCGCGGCGACGTGCCGGTCGAGGCGTGGCGGACGATGACGCTGCGCTTCGTGCTGGAGGACGATTGA
- a CDS encoding GNAT family N-acetyltransferase: MLRPLSGEDFEGWAAFHADAETMRFLGGVQSREVAWRSLCGMAGAWMIRGFSMFAVIERDSGDWVGRVGPHQPEGWPGTEIGWGIQRGFAGRGYAYEAACAAMDYAVDVLGWTRIIHTIDPDNHASIALARRLGASNGGPVTLPPPLADFRVDAWGQSAADWRARRRA; the protein is encoded by the coding sequence ATGCTCAGGCCGCTTAGCGGGGAAGATTTCGAGGGCTGGGCCGCGTTTCATGCCGACGCGGAGACGATGCGCTTCCTCGGCGGCGTGCAGTCGCGCGAAGTCGCCTGGCGCAGCCTTTGCGGCATGGCAGGCGCGTGGATGATCCGCGGCTTTTCGATGTTCGCGGTGATCGAGCGCGACAGCGGCGACTGGGTCGGCCGCGTCGGCCCGCATCAGCCCGAGGGCTGGCCGGGAACGGAAATCGGCTGGGGCATCCAGCGCGGATTCGCCGGCCGCGGCTATGCCTATGAAGCGGCCTGCGCGGCGATGGACTATGCGGTCGACGTGCTCGGCTGGACGCGCATCATCCACACGATCGATCCCGACAACCACGCCTCGATCGCGCTCGCACGGCGGCTGGGCGCGAGCAACGGCGGACCCGTGACGCTGCCGCCCCCGCTCGCCGATTTCCGCGTCGACGCCTGGGGCCAGAGCGCCGCCGACTGGCGCGCGCGGCGCCGCGCATGA
- a CDS encoding ribose-phosphate pyrophosphokinase — MKLMTGNSNLPLAKAIAGYLELPLTEALVRRFADEEIFVEIQENVRGEDVFVIQSTGFPANDNLMELLIIIDALKRASAKRITAVIPYMGYARQDRKPGPRTPISAKLVANLITVAGADRVLSVDLHAGQIQGFFDIPTDNLYAAPVMSADIHARFSGKNLMVVSPDVGGVVRARQLAKRLDNAPLAIVDKRRERAGESEVMNIIGDVEGRFCILIDDIVDSAGTLCNAAAALREAGAEDVVAYVTHGVLSGGAVARVEGSALRELVITDSIGNHESIGKAGKIRHLPIAPLLGEAIKRIADETSVSSLFD, encoded by the coding sequence ATGAAATTGATGACCGGCAATTCGAACCTTCCGCTGGCGAAGGCGATCGCGGGCTATCTGGAATTGCCGCTGACCGAGGCGCTGGTGCGCCGTTTCGCCGACGAAGAGATTTTCGTCGAGATCCAGGAGAATGTGCGCGGCGAGGACGTGTTCGTCATCCAGTCGACCGGCTTTCCCGCGAACGACAATCTGATGGAATTGCTCATCATCATCGATGCGCTGAAGCGCGCGTCGGCAAAGCGTATCACCGCGGTCATCCCGTACATGGGCTATGCCCGCCAGGATCGGAAGCCTGGGCCGCGCACGCCGATCTCGGCGAAGCTCGTCGCCAACCTGATCACCGTCGCAGGCGCCGATCGCGTGCTGTCGGTCGACCTGCACGCCGGGCAGATCCAGGGCTTCTTCGACATCCCGACCGACAATCTCTACGCCGCGCCGGTGATGAGCGCGGACATCCACGCGCGCTTTTCGGGCAAGAACCTGATGGTCGTCTCGCCCGACGTCGGCGGCGTGGTGCGCGCGCGCCAGCTCGCCAAGCGGCTCGACAACGCGCCGCTCGCGATCGTCGACAAGCGCCGCGAGCGCGCGGGCGAATCGGAGGTGATGAACATCATCGGCGACGTCGAGGGGCGTTTCTGCATCCTCATCGACGATATCGTCGATTCGGCCGGCACGCTCTGCAACGCGGCGGCGGCGCTGCGCGAGGCGGGGGCGGAGGACGTCGTCGCCTATGTGACGCACGGCGTGCTGTCGGGCGGCGCGGTCGCGCGGGTCGAGGGATCGGCGTTGCGCGAACTCGTCATCACCGATTCGATCGGCAACCACGAATCGATCGGAAAAGCGGGCAAGATCCGCCACCTGCCGATCGCGCCGCTGCTCGGCGAGGCGATCAAGCGGATCGCGGACGAAACCAGCGTGAGCAGTCTGTTCGACTGA
- a CDS encoding riboflavin synthase has protein sequence MFTGIVSDVGTIDAVEHRGDTRVRILTAYDPAGIDLGASIACSGVCLTVVDKGTDTGGAHWFAVDVSGETIARTADQWREGQRLNLERAMKLGDELGGHIVTGHVDGVATVVGIRPDGDSHRIGFAIPADLAPFVATKGSITVDGVSLTVNAVEDKGDTTHFTVNLIPHTQAVTTLGDLAEGQRVNIEIDVLARYLQRMEHYRGQSR, from the coding sequence ATGTTCACCGGCATAGTCAGCGACGTCGGCACGATCGACGCGGTCGAGCACCGCGGCGACACCCGCGTCCGCATCCTCACCGCCTACGATCCCGCCGGCATCGACCTCGGCGCGTCGATCGCCTGTTCGGGCGTCTGCCTGACCGTCGTCGACAAGGGCACCGATACGGGCGGCGCGCACTGGTTCGCGGTCGACGTCTCGGGCGAGACGATCGCGCGCACCGCCGACCAGTGGCGCGAGGGGCAAAGGCTCAACCTCGAACGCGCGATGAAGCTGGGCGACGAACTGGGCGGCCATATCGTCACCGGCCATGTCGACGGCGTCGCGACCGTCGTCGGAATCCGTCCCGACGGCGATTCGCACCGCATCGGCTTCGCCATCCCCGCGGACCTCGCGCCCTTCGTCGCGACCAAGGGGTCGATCACGGTCGACGGCGTCTCGCTCACCGTCAACGCGGTCGAGGACAAGGGCGACACAACCCATTTCACGGTCAACCTGATCCCGCATACGCAGGCGGTGACGACGCTGGGCGATCTTGCCGAGGGCCAGCGCGTCAACATCGAGATCGACGTCCTTGCCCGCTACCTCCAACGCATGGAACATTATCGTGGCCAGTCCCGCTAA
- the sucC gene encoding ADP-forming succinate--CoA ligase subunit beta, with protein sequence MNIHEYQAKELLAKFGVPVPAGFAAMSVEEAVEASKKLPGPLYVVKAQIHAGGRGKGKFKELPAEAKGGVRLAKTEDEVRHAATEMLGNTLVTIQTGEAGKQVNRLYVTDGVDIAKEFYLALLVDRATGRVAFVVSTEGGMDIEEVAHSTPEKIHTFAVDPATGFQPHHGRAVAKALGLTGDLAKQAQSLASKVYAAFLGTDAAQIEINPLAVTDDNKLMVLDAKVGFDSNAMFRHKDLAELRDETEEDPAEIEASKYDLAYIKLDGDIGCMVNGAGLAMATMDIIKLNGMFPANFLDVGGGANKEKVTAAFKIILKDPNVKGILVNIFGGIMRCDIIADGIVAAAKEVNLQVPLVVRLEGTNVEKGKEILANSGLAIVPANDLGDAAKKIVAEVQKAA encoded by the coding sequence ATGAACATTCACGAATATCAAGCCAAGGAACTGCTGGCGAAGTTCGGCGTGCCCGTTCCGGCCGGCTTCGCCGCGATGAGCGTCGAGGAGGCGGTCGAGGCGTCCAAGAAGCTGCCCGGACCGCTCTACGTCGTGAAGGCGCAGATCCACGCCGGCGGCCGCGGCAAGGGCAAGTTCAAGGAACTGCCCGCCGAGGCGAAGGGCGGCGTCCGCCTCGCCAAGACCGAGGACGAGGTCCGCCACGCCGCGACCGAGATGCTCGGCAACACGCTGGTGACGATCCAGACGGGCGAGGCCGGCAAGCAGGTCAATCGCCTGTACGTCACCGACGGCGTGGACATCGCCAAGGAATTCTACCTCGCGCTCCTCGTCGACCGCGCCACCGGCCGCGTCGCCTTCGTCGTCTCGACCGAGGGCGGCATGGACATCGAAGAGGTCGCGCATTCGACGCCGGAGAAGATCCACACCTTCGCGGTCGATCCGGCGACGGGTTTCCAGCCGCACCACGGCCGCGCCGTCGCCAAGGCGCTCGGCCTGACCGGCGATCTGGCCAAGCAGGCGCAGAGCCTCGCGTCGAAAGTCTATGCCGCGTTCCTCGGCACCGACGCAGCGCAGATCGAGATCAACCCGCTCGCCGTCACGGACGACAACAAGCTGATGGTGCTCGACGCCAAGGTCGGTTTCGATTCGAACGCGATGTTCCGTCACAAGGACCTCGCCGAACTGCGCGACGAGACCGAGGAAGACCCGGCCGAGATCGAGGCGTCGAAGTACGACCTCGCCTACATCAAGCTCGACGGCGACATCGGCTGCATGGTCAACGGCGCCGGCCTCGCCATGGCGACGATGGACATCATCAAGCTCAACGGCATGTTCCCGGCCAACTTCCTCGACGTCGGTGGCGGCGCCAACAAGGAAAAGGTGACGGCCGCGTTCAAGATCATCCTCAAGGATCCCAACGTGAAGGGCATCCTGGTCAACATCTTCGGCGGCATCATGCGCTGCGACATCATCGCCGACGGCATCGTCGCGGCGGCGAAGGAGGTGAACCTGCAGGTCCCGCTCGTCGTCCGGCTCGAGGGCACGAACGTCGAGAAGGGCAAGGAGATCCTCGCCAATTCCGGCCTCGCCATCGTGCCGGCCAATGACCTGGGCGATGCGGCGAAGAAGATCGTCGCGGAGGTCCAGAAGGCGGCGTGA
- the gltX gene encoding glutamate--tRNA ligase yields the protein MTVTRFAPSPTGLLHVGNIRAALHNWMLARQGGGRFVLRIDDTDAERSEERYVDAIRADLAWLGLTPDLEVRQSERFALYQARFDALVAAGRIYPAYESAQELDLKRKVLLGRGLPPVYDRAALSLTQAERDRLEADGVRPHWRFRLDHDAPLAWDDLIRGPQRFDPKTMSDPVVRRADGSWLYMLPSAIDDADLGITHVVRGEDHVSNTALQLQMFAAMGVAPPRFGHAALLTGAEGKLSKRLGSLGVDHFREQGIEPQAVIALLARIGTSDPVEPVIDPAPLIESLDFARFGRAPARFDEAELAQVNARIIHQLPHAAVADRLPAGMGAAEWDAVRPNLSRVADAADWWHVIEGPVDAPAFDAETRAFLAQAAEAAESIDWGGDPWHALTDTLKARTGRKGKALFLPLRQALTGRDQGPDMAALLPLVGRDRAVERLRGAAT from the coding sequence ATGACCGTCACCCGCTTCGCCCCCTCGCCCACCGGCCTGCTGCATGTCGGCAACATCCGTGCCGCGCTTCACAACTGGATGCTGGCGCGGCAGGGGGGCGGGCGGTTCGTGCTGCGTATCGACGATACCGATGCGGAACGGTCGGAGGAGCGGTACGTCGACGCGATCCGCGCCGACCTTGCCTGGCTGGGGCTGACCCCCGACCTGGAAGTGCGCCAGTCGGAACGGTTCGCGCTGTATCAGGCGCGGTTCGACGCGCTGGTCGCGGCGGGGCGCATCTATCCGGCGTATGAAAGCGCGCAGGAGCTCGACCTGAAGCGAAAGGTGCTGCTGGGGCGCGGCCTGCCGCCCGTCTACGACCGCGCCGCGCTGTCGCTGACGCAGGCGGAGCGCGACCGGCTGGAGGCGGACGGCGTGCGCCCGCACTGGCGATTCCGGCTCGACCATGACGCGCCGCTGGCGTGGGACGACCTGATCCGCGGGCCACAAAGGTTCGACCCGAAGACGATGAGCGACCCCGTCGTGCGCCGCGCCGACGGATCTTGGCTGTACATGCTGCCCTCCGCGATCGACGACGCCGACCTCGGCATCACGCATGTGGTGCGGGGCGAGGACCACGTCTCGAACACCGCGCTGCAGCTGCAGATGTTCGCCGCGATGGGCGTCGCTCCGCCGCGCTTCGGCCATGCCGCGTTGCTGACCGGGGCGGAAGGCAAGTTGTCGAAGCGGCTCGGCTCGCTGGGCGTCGATCATTTCCGCGAACAGGGGATCGAGCCGCAGGCGGTGATCGCGCTGCTCGCGCGGATCGGCACGAGCGATCCCGTCGAGCCCGTGATCGACCCCGCGCCGCTGATCGAAAGCCTCGACTTCGCGCGCTTCGGCCGCGCGCCCGCGCGCTTCGACGAGGCGGAACTGGCGCAGGTCAATGCGCGCATCATCCATCAGCTGCCGCATGCGGCGGTGGCGGACCGGCTGCCCGCCGGAATGGGCGCAGCGGAATGGGATGCGGTGCGCCCCAATCTGTCGCGCGTCGCCGACGCCGCCGACTGGTGGCACGTGATCGAGGGGCCGGTCGATGCCCCAGCCTTCGACGCGGAAACGCGCGCTTTCCTGGCGCAGGCGGCCGAGGCGGCGGAGTCGATCGACTGGGGCGGCGACCCGTGGCACGCGCTGACCGATACGCTGAAGGCGCGGACGGGGCGCAAGGGCAAGGCGCTGTTCCTGCCGCTGCGCCAGGCGCTGACCGGCCGCGACCAAGGCCCGGACATGGCGGCGCTGTTGCCGCTGGTCGGGCGCGACCGGGCGGTGGAGCGGCTGCGCGGCGCCGCTACGTGA
- the ribD gene encoding bifunctional diaminohydroxyphosphoribosylaminopyrimidine deaminase/5-amino-6-(5-phosphoribosylamino)uracil reductase RibD, translating into MAAALTLAARSRGRTAPNPNVGCVIVLNGRVVGRGWTQPGGRPHAEAMALAEAGDAARGATAYVTLEPCAHESARGPACASLLVAAGVARVVAALRDPDPRTDGDGFRRLRAAGIAVADGVGGDDARRSMAGFLTRRRLGRPFVTLKLATSLDGRIALPDGASRWITGPESRAHAHLERSRHEAILVGRRTWDADRPALDVRLPGLAARSPLRVVLSSTRSDVIPADAGTHGSGMAGGESTPPSVGPSVRRDDEGLADDGLGSVVVIPSPHAIASLPGDHILVEGGAGTAAAFLAADLVDRLLLYRAPVIVGAGLAAIGDIGLTDLAAAHGRWRCIDARPLGSDRLEVYERILCSPA; encoded by the coding sequence ATGGCCGCCGCGCTGACGCTCGCCGCGCGGTCGCGCGGTCGCACGGCGCCCAACCCCAACGTCGGCTGCGTCATCGTCCTGAACGGCCGCGTCGTCGGCCGCGGCTGGACGCAGCCGGGCGGCCGCCCCCACGCGGAGGCGATGGCGCTGGCAGAGGCCGGCGACGCGGCGCGGGGCGCCACCGCCTATGTCACGCTCGAACCCTGCGCCCATGAAAGCGCGCGCGGTCCGGCTTGTGCGTCCCTGCTCGTCGCGGCCGGTGTCGCGCGCGTCGTCGCGGCGCTGCGCGATCCCGATCCGCGCACCGATGGCGACGGCTTCCGACGCCTGCGCGCCGCGGGAATCGCGGTGGCCGACGGGGTGGGCGGCGACGACGCGCGCCGCAGCATGGCGGGTTTCCTGACCCGGCGCCGGCTCGGTCGCCCGTTCGTGACGCTGAAACTCGCCACCTCGCTCGACGGCCGCATCGCGCTTCCCGACGGGGCGAGCCGCTGGATCACCGGCCCCGAATCGCGCGCGCATGCACACCTCGAGCGCAGCCGACATGAGGCGATCCTGGTCGGACGGAGGACATGGGATGCGGACCGGCCGGCGCTCGACGTGCGGCTGCCCGGGCTGGCGGCACGGAGCCCGCTGAGGGTGGTGCTTTCCTCCACTCGCTCTGATGTCATTCCGGCGGACGCCGGGACCCATGGATCCGGTATGGCCGGAGGCGAAAGCACGCCGCCATCCGTCGGTCCCAGCGTTCGCCGGGATGACGAGGGATTGGCAGATGATGGATTGGGCAGCGTGGTCGTCATCCCCTCCCCCCATGCCATCGCCAGCCTTCCCGGCGACCACATCCTCGTCGAGGGCGGTGCCGGGACGGCGGCCGCGTTTCTCGCCGCCGACCTCGTCGACCGCCTGCTGCTCTATCGCGCGCCCGTCATCGTCGGCGCGGGGCTGGCCGCGATCGGCGACATCGGCCTGACCGACCTCGCCGCCGCGCACGGGCGCTGGCGCTGCATCGACGCGCGCCCGCTTGGCAGCGATCGGCTCGAGGTCTACGAGCGCATCCTATGTTCACCGGCATAG